The Lytechinus pictus isolate F3 Inbred chromosome 17, Lp3.0, whole genome shotgun sequence genome contains a region encoding:
- the LOC129280523 gene encoding small ribosomal subunit protein uS10-like, whose protein sequence is MAYSKDPMKGPVEDVPAHRIRITLTSRNVKSLEKVCADLKRGAQDKNLKVKGPVRMPTKTLRITTRKTPCGEGSKTWDRYQMRIHKRLIDLESPSEIVKQITSINIEPGVEVEVTIADA, encoded by the exons ATG GCTTACAGCAAGGATCCAATGAAGGGACCCGTTGAGGATGTCCCAGCCCATCGTATCCGCATCACCCTTACCAGCCGCAACGTCAAGAGCCTGGAGAAGGTGTGCGCCGATCTCAAGCGTGGTGCCCAGGACAAGAACCTGAAGGTGAAAGGACCCGTCCGTATGCCCACCAAGACCCTCCGCATCACCACCAGGAAGACGCCCTGTGGAGAAGGGTCCAAGACCTGGGATCGCTACCAGATGCGCATCCACAAGCGTCTCATCGACCTGGAGAGCCCCTCGGAGATCGTCAAGCAGATT ACCTCTATCAACATCGAGCCTGGTGTCGAGGTTGAGGTTACCATCGCTGATGCATAG
- the LOC135157205 gene encoding 3'-5' ssDNA/RNA exonuclease TatD-like: protein MPTKGMGRGRGFARVSKGPITPGTFQPGTFRSKGSGRGLLNYLREDFSLLDTPTPAPSSHPPPLLGFDSHFHPDRCGWYNKRKGKSVVTKHPVEIVGGVLNFCDPEFFMDPSFLFHVLAHSPPFTRRDGCWRLAVGIHPKQASQYTEVQWERLVALLQNPLVVGVSELGFDFSVNSQWWPDQEALFLRLLGQRTQGRVLILHLRGDSKNNTAYAAHTLARRLLEKHRSPLQRVHLHNFSSDSLQARKWTAAFPYCYFGIAGMAAYFTTDQIQGLRAVPADRLILETDAPHLPPRPDMTVTSPESLGDVGAVVANLQGQPLATIMAQTTYKAKQLYGL, encoded by the coding sequence ATGCCAACCAAAGGAATGGGGAGGGGAAGAGGGTTTGCAAGGGTCAGTAAGGGTCCCATTACACCCGGTACCTTTCAACCCGGTACTTTCCGTAGTAAGGGGAGCGGGAGGGGTCTCCTTAATTACCTCAGAGAAGATTTCTCTTTATTGGATACCCCCACCCCTGCTCCTAGCTCCCATCCCCCGCCTCTACTCGGGTTCGATAGTCATTTCCACCCAGATAGGTGTGGTTGGTACAATAAAAGAAAGGGGAAGAGCGTGGTGACAAAGCACCCGGTAGAGATAGTTGGTGGGGTCCTAAACTTCTGTGACCCTGAGTTCTTCATGGACCCCAGCTTTCTCTTCCATGTGCTGGCTCACAGCCCCCCTTTCACAAGGAGGGATGGGTGCTGGAGATTAGCAGTAGGAATACACCCTAAACAGGCCTCACAGTATACGGAGGTCCAGTGGGAGCGATTAGTTGCATTGCTGCAAAATCCCTTAGTGGTAGGTGTAAGTGAATTAGGTTTTGACTTTTCTGTCAACTCCCAGTGGTGGCCTGACCAGGAGGCGCTCTTTTTGAGACTCCTTGGTCAGCGCACCCAAGGAAGAGTACTCATACTGCACCTAAGGGGCGATTCTAAGAATAATACGGCATACGCGGCGCATACTTTGGCCCGCCGGCTTCTTGAAAAGCACCGCTCCCCCCTCCAGAGGGTACACCTCCACAATTTCTCTAGCGACTCGCTGCAAGCTAGGAAATGGACTGCTGCCTTTCCATATTGTTATTTTGGTATTGCGGGAATGGCAGCTTATTTTACAACGGATCAAATCCAAGGCCTGAGGGCCGTTCCCGCGGATCGGCTGATTTTGGAGACCGATGCTCCGCATCTTCCTCCTCGCCCAGACATGACGGTGACTTCACCTGAAAGCCTGGGTGATGTGGGGGCGGTGGTAGCCAATCTGCAAGGACAGCCCTTGGCCACTATAATGGCCCAAACCACCTACAAAGCTAAGCAACTGTATGGCCTgtag
- the LOC129255942 gene encoding piggyBac transposable element-derived protein 4-like produces MEDQDGENFADRLSESSSEAWDSHEDQLDDDSEVEGMEISSDEEIRIGHVYARHRQQMDGAERGKDGPPDGVNTPPRRARQPAAERRARGQARGRGRGAGRGNARRQRRPNPDFRGGWEETDNFDRNIPAFTGTQGPTEDFSQLSPLEVFFLFFTQEVWELLTNETNRYADQVMEGWDADRASAWRDHPTTVPEMKAFLGLVLLMGVVRCPRYHLHWSTMEIFYHPFFSAIMPRNRYSLLRRFLHLSDNTAPNPNNNRLHKLESFLSLLIPKFRSLYLPKKMISPDESMIKFKGRLGIVQYMPKKPIKWGIKAWALCESDSGYTWNWKVYTGREEALQAAIAGDHDGPNSHPPESSIYASGKVVLSLVEGLEGKGYWLFCDNFYTSPALFQKLNEIGFGCCGTARPLAKGLPTGANPKVHKMKKGDRPKYYKKKGQMCVVWMDKKPVTLLTTLDGPGEDVKRIRSRQGVDGHREISRPTAISTYNKHMGGVDKADQLIQYYVHQHRSLKWWKTIFSIFWRPHL; encoded by the exons ATGGAGGACCAAGACGGAGAGAATTTCGCGGATAGATTGTCTGAATCGAGTTCGGAAGCTTGGGACAGCCATGAAGACCAGTTAGACGATGATTCCGAGGTGGAAGGAATGGAGATTTCGTCGGACGAGGAGATTCGCATAGGCCATGTGTATGCAAGGCATAGGCAACAAATGGACGGAGCCGAGCGTGGAAAAGATGGTCCACCGGACGGAGTCAACACTCCACCTCGCCGGGCAAGACAACCAGCTGCCGAACGGAGAGCTCGCGGACAGGCAAGGGGCAGAGGCCGGGGCGCAGGCCGAGGCAATGCACGGCGTCAACGTCGCCCAAACCCAGATTTTCGAGGCGGTTGGGAAGAGACGGATAACTTCGATCGGAATATCCCAGCATTTACAG gaaCACAGGGACCGACAGAAGATTTTTCTCAGCTTTCGCCTCTGGAAgtattcttcctcttctttacTCAAGAGGTGTGGGAGCTGCTGACAAATGAAACCAACAGATATGCAGACCAAGTGATGGAAGGCTGGGATGCCGATCGTGCAAGTGCCTGGCGTGATCATCCAACGACCGTTCCAGAAATGAAAGCCTTCCTTGGACTTGTTCTATTGATGGGAGTTGTCCGGTGCCCACGCTACCATCTGCATTGGTCAACAATGGAAATCTTCTATCATCCGTTCTTCTCTGCCATCATGCCCAGGAATCGATATTCTCTACTCCGTCGCTTTTTACATCTGTCTGATAACACTGCACCCAACCCAAACAACAACCGTCTACATAAACTGGAATCTTTCCTCTCTCTTCTCATCCCCAAGTTCCGCTCCCTCTACCTTCCTAAGAAGATGATCTCACCTGATGAAAGCATGATCAAGTTCAAAGGACGTCTTGGCATAGTGCAGTACATGCCAAAGAAACCAATCAAATGGGGAATAAAGGCATGGGCACTGTGTGAAAGTGACTCGGGATATACATGGAACTGGAAAGTTTATACTGGACGTGAGGAAGCACTTCAAGCAGCGATTGCTGGAGACCATGATGGACCGAACAGCCACCCTCCAGAATCGTCGATATATGCTAGTGGAAAAGTTGTTCTCTCCCTTGTTGAGGGATTGGAGGGGAAGGGATACTGGCTCTTTTGTGACAATTTTTACACTTCCCCTGCACTATTTCAGAAGCTGAATGAGATTGGATTTGGATGTTGTGGCACTGCAAGGCCGTTGGCAAAGGGACTTCCCACGGGTGCAAATCCCAAAgtacataaaatgaagaagggagACCGTCCAAAATACTATAAGAAGAAAGGTCAGATGTGTGTTGTTTGGATGGACAAAAAACCGGTAACCCTCTTGACAACTCTTGACGGTCCTGGGGAGGATGTCAAAAGGATCAGGTCGCGTCAAGGTGTAGACGGTCATCGTGAGATCTCCCGCCCCACAGCCATCTCGACTTACAATAAGCACATGGGTGGTGTTGACAAAGCGGATCAACTTATCCAATACTACGTGCACCAGCACAGGAGCTTGAAGTGGTGGAAAACGATTTTTTCCATCTTTTGGAGACCACACTTGTGA